CCGCCCAACAGCCGGGACAGCAAACCGGCCTTGAGCGTCCTGCCGAGAATCGAGGCCCCCAGCATGGGAAAGATCGTCGCGGGGTCCGTGGCCCCTCCCGCGAAGTGGCGCAGCAAAAATTCCGCACGAGGCCCCGCCGGCCCTCGCCCCATCCGCGTGTCACGTTCGCGCTGGGCCATTTCTCGAATCCGAGCGGGCCTACTCCCCTCGTCGGGCGCCTCAGCCAGGACGCTCAGTCCGGCGACCTGAGACGCCGCCTGCGCCTCGCCATCGAGCCGCAACCAAAAGTTCAGGAGTTGTTCGAAGAAAAGTTCGGGGTCTTGCTCGGCGGCGATAGCCGAGAGCTCCGCGAAACGAGCCGCCCCGACGTGGGACAGGATCTCATCGCGCTCGCCCGGGGACAAGGAGGCGAGGGCGGCCCTCGGGTCGCCGTTTGCTTCCAATCCTCGGATCAAGGCGGAAACGGCGACCTCATCCCGGCAGTCTATCGCCAGGGCCCGAAACGCCGCGGATACATGGCGCCACAACTCCGCCGGTCGGGGGTATCGAGACGTCGTGCCCGCGTTGGACCCGAGACCAAAGGTCCGGGAATGGATAAAGTGCCCACCGTTCATAGAACGGGAGGGAAATCGGCCGATGGCGGAGAAGGTTGCCTGAAGCCCCTGCCCTGAGATAACCAGGCGGAAATACCGCAAGGAGGAACCATGACCGCGTCCAAGATCATCCGCTGCGGCTGGGCCGGCGAGGACCCGCTTTACGTCCGCTATCACGACGAGGAATGGGGCGTCCCGGTCTTCGACGACCGCAAGCTCTTCGAATTCCTGATCCTCGAGGGGGCCCAGGCGGGCCTCAGCTGGATCACCATCCTGCGCAAGCGCGAAAACTACCGCAAAGCCTTTGCCGGCTTCGACCCGCGCAAGGTCGCGCGCTTCGACGCCGCCGACGTCCGGCGACTGCTCAATGACCCGGGGATCGTGCGCAACCGCCTCAAGGTCGAGGCGGCGATCCGCAATGCCCGCGCCTTTTTGGAGGTGCAAAAGGAATTCGGCAGCTTCGCCGCGTACAGCTGGGCCTTCGTCGGCGGCAAGCCGCGGCACAACGCCTTCCAAAGCTTGAAAGAAATACCCGCGAAGACCGAGGTCTCGGACGCCTTCAGCAAGGACATGAAGAAGCACGGCTTCAACTTCGTCGGCTCGACGATCCTCTACGCGCACATGCAGGCGGTCGGCATGGTCAACGACCACCTGGTCGACTGTTTCCGCCACCGTGAGTGCAAACGCCTGAAATGCGGTTAGCGCGCCGTCGACCTTCCGTCGATGGCCCCGCCCTTACCGACGCACCATCGAGAGGATCTGCGAAACGTCCAGCCCCTGCGCCTTTTGCTGGATCTGGCCCAAATACTTCTCCTGCAGACCTTGCGCGCCGCTGAGGAGGTCTTGAAAAGCGCCCTTCAGTTGTCCAGAATCGAGACGCCGGCCCTGGGCGTAGTAACTTTTGGCCAACTGCCCCAGGGCGTAGGTGCTGGCGAAGGAGAAACCCGAGCTGGTCGCCTGGCGGCCCAGGCCGCCCAACAGCCCACCCAGGGATTTTTTCAAAAACTTGCCGAGGAATTTCTTCGCGTAGTTTTCGAGGACCTGCGAGGTCATGCCGATCCCGATGGTCGCCATGAAGTCCTTGATGTGCCCGCGGTCCAGGCTGAAGCCGTAGC
This portion of the Deltaproteobacteria bacterium PRO3 genome encodes:
- a CDS encoding DNA-3-methyladenine glycosylase I, with translation MTASKIIRCGWAGEDPLYVRYHDEEWGVPVFDDRKLFEFLILEGAQAGLSWITILRKRENYRKAFAGFDPRKVARFDAADVRRLLNDPGIVRNRLKVEAAIRNARAFLEVQKEFGSFAAYSWAFVGGKPRHNAFQSLKEIPAKTEVSDAFSKDMKKHGFNFVGSTILYAHMQAVGMVNDHLVDCFRHRECKRLKCG